One part of the Mariniflexile litorale genome encodes these proteins:
- a CDS encoding DASS family sodium-coupled anion symporter, with translation MSNQPTSKKIGLFLGPILFIIVQFLPFDIISNHADTVIATAMWMVCWWITETVSISVTALLPLLLFPLFKVMPIEIVGANYGSPIIFLFFGGFVLALALEKVNLHKRIALSIIKKTGTTPNKVVLGFMIATGFMSMWISNTACTVFMLPIAMSVIQLLIDDADGYTKNDQNFAISVMLGIAFAANAGGIATVIGTPPNSILIGLLENEYHIEISFFKWMLIGLPFSVLLITIIYFILVKCFFPNTGLKFNASKEVIDLELKKLGKISSKEKQVLIVFCVVVFLWIFRSLINTLIPNLDLSDTMISLFGALALFVIPFNLKKGDFILQWNDTQKLAWGILILFGGGLALANGMSTSGIVDIITAIISSSNISILLTASLLIILMLFMTELMSNVALTAVLAPVVAGIAMGLNIPILYLLIPVTIASSCAFMLPMATPPNAIVFASGYIKVGHMARVGIFINIISAALLILMFQFVIGLVF, from the coding sequence ATGAGTAACCAACCAACTTCAAAAAAAATAGGACTTTTTTTAGGTCCTATCTTATTCATTATTGTCCAATTTTTACCTTTTGATATTATTTCTAACCATGCAGATACTGTTATAGCAACGGCAATGTGGATGGTTTGTTGGTGGATTACCGAAACCGTTTCTATTTCGGTAACTGCATTATTGCCTTTATTATTATTTCCGCTTTTTAAAGTCATGCCTATTGAAATTGTTGGAGCTAACTATGGAAGCCCAATTATCTTTTTATTTTTTGGTGGCTTTGTTTTGGCTTTGGCGCTTGAAAAAGTAAATCTTCATAAGCGAATTGCCTTAAGTATTATAAAAAAAACAGGGACGACACCCAACAAAGTCGTACTAGGGTTCATGATTGCTACGGGCTTTATGAGTATGTGGATAAGCAACACTGCTTGCACGGTTTTTATGCTACCCATTGCCATGTCGGTAATACAACTGCTTATTGATGATGCCGATGGTTATACAAAAAACGACCAAAATTTCGCTATAAGCGTTATGTTAGGTATTGCGTTTGCTGCCAATGCAGGTGGTATTGCAACCGTTATAGGTACGCCACCAAACTCCATTTTAATTGGCTTACTTGAAAATGAATACCACATTGAAATTTCATTTTTTAAATGGATGCTTATAGGATTACCTTTTTCGGTGTTATTAATTACTATTATTTACTTTATACTCGTAAAATGCTTTTTCCCGAACACGGGTTTAAAGTTTAACGCTTCTAAAGAAGTGATTGATTTAGAATTGAAAAAACTAGGAAAAATTTCTTCAAAGGAAAAGCAAGTTCTTATCGTATTTTGTGTTGTTGTATTTCTTTGGATTTTTAGAAGTCTTATAAATACGCTTATTCCTAATCTTGATTTATCAGATACTATGATTAGTCTTTTTGGGGCATTGGCGCTTTTTGTAATTCCTTTTAATTTAAAAAAGGGCGACTTTATTTTACAATGGAATGATACCCAAAAATTGGCTTGGGGCATTTTAATTTTATTTGGTGGTGGTTTAGCATTAGCAAACGGGATGTCTACTAGTGGTATAGTCGATATTATTACAGCAATAATTTCTAGTAGTAATATTAGTATTTTACTAACTGCATCTCTTTTAATAATCCTAATGCTTTTTATGACTGAGTTAATGAGCAATGTAGCACTAACAGCTGTTTTAGCTCCAGTTGTAGCAGGAATTGCTATGGGCCTAAATATTCCAATTCTTTATCTATTAATACCTGTTACAATAGCCAGTAGCTGCGCTTTTATGTTACCAATGGCTACACCTCCTAACGCTATTGTATTTGCCAGTGGTTATATTAAAGTGGGACACATGGCTAGAGTGGGTATTTTTATCAATATAATTTCGGCTGCCTTGTTAATCCTTATGTTTCAATTTGTTATAGGCTTAGTGTTCTAA
- the nqrF gene encoding NADH:ubiquinone reductase (Na(+)-transporting) subunit F has translation MILAASTLGTVIATVTAFLIITILLVTLLLVVKQKLSPSGPVKITINGEKEIEVASGGSLLSTLGNQKIFLPSACGGGGTCIQCECHVLSGGGEALPTETPHFTRKELQHGARLACQVKVKQDMNITIPEEVFGIKKWEATVVRNYNVASFIKEFVVEIPEDMGYKAGGYIQIEIPPCEVKYSDMDITAHPEEHETPDKFQAEWDKFQLWPLVMKNTETIERAYSMASYPAEGREIMLNVRVACPPWDRAKNGWMDVNPGIASSYIFNQKPGDKVTISGPYGEFFINESDSEMLYVGGGAGMAPMRSHLYHLFRTLKTGRKVTYWYGGRSKRELFYLDHFLKLEKDFPNFKFYLALSEPLPEDNWKVKADIDAPGDGFVGFIHNCVIDNYLSTHESPEDIELYFCGPPLMNKAVQKMGEDFGIPDEHIRFDDFGG, from the coding sequence ATAATTTTAGCCGCAAGTACATTAGGAACAGTAATAGCTACAGTAACAGCTTTTTTAATTATTACTATTTTATTGGTAACGTTATTATTAGTTGTAAAACAAAAATTATCACCTTCAGGACCGGTAAAGATTACCATTAATGGCGAAAAGGAAATTGAAGTAGCGTCAGGTGGAAGTTTATTATCCACCTTAGGAAATCAAAAAATATTCTTACCATCGGCTTGTGGTGGTGGTGGAACTTGTATACAGTGCGAGTGTCATGTATTATCGGGTGGTGGTGAAGCATTACCAACTGAAACACCACATTTCACACGTAAAGAGTTACAGCATGGAGCACGTTTAGCTTGTCAAGTTAAAGTAAAACAAGACATGAATATCACCATTCCAGAAGAGGTTTTTGGTATTAAAAAATGGGAGGCAACTGTTGTGCGTAATTATAACGTTGCATCATTTATTAAAGAATTTGTTGTTGAAATCCCTGAAGATATGGGCTACAAAGCAGGAGGTTATATTCAAATTGAAATACCACCTTGTGAAGTGAAGTATTCAGATATGGATATTACAGCACATCCAGAAGAGCATGAAACTCCTGATAAGTTTCAAGCGGAATGGGATAAGTTTCAATTATGGCCATTAGTAATGAAAAACACTGAAACCATAGAAAGAGCTTACTCAATGGCTTCGTATCCTGCTGAAGGACGTGAGATCATGTTAAATGTTCGTGTAGCATGTCCACCATGGGATCGCGCTAAAAACGGATGGATGGATGTTAACCCTGGTATTGCATCATCATACATATTTAATCAAAAACCAGGAGATAAAGTAACTATCTCAGGACCTTACGGAGAGTTCTTTATTAACGAATCAGATTCTGAAATGCTTTACGTTGGTGGTGGAGCAGGTATGGCACCTATGCGTTCGCACTTATATCACCTTTTCAGAACATTGAAAACAGGTAGAAAAGTGACTTATTGGTATGGAGGTCGTTCTAAACGTGAATTATTCTATTTAGACCATTTTCTTAAATTAGAGAAAGATTTTCCTAATTTTAAATTCTATTTGGCACTATCTGAACCTTTACCAGAAGATAACTGGAAAGTAAAAGCGGATATTGATGCCCCAGGTGATGGTTTCGTTGGATTCATTCATAATTGTGTTATTGATAATTATTTAAGTACGCATGAATCGCCAGAAGATATTGAATTGTATTTCTGTGGACCACCATTAATGAACAAAGCAGTTCAAAAAATGGGTGAAGATTTTGGTATTCCAGATGAACATATTCGATTTGATGATTTTGGAGGATAA
- a CDS encoding Na(+)-translocating NADH-quinone reductase subunit C codes for MESRTDKNSYTILFAVAMVLIVGALLAFTASSLKPKISENQRIEKQQNILYAMGVNNNDESSASFVSTEEAADLFSKYITKQVVIKNGNATEDEKAYLIDLKKDKAAAAGDASKRNLPVFVGEKDGKTFYVIPIYGKGLWDAIWAYVSLDENMVIQGAYFDHKGETPGLGANIKERFFMDDFIGEHLLDENGNFKGVTVSKSNGDPKNIDKTDNEVDAIAGATITGDGVTAMIKSDLKLYKPYFDNLKNN; via the coding sequence ATGGAAAGTAGAACAGATAAAAATTCATATACAATTCTATTTGCAGTAGCAATGGTATTAATTGTAGGTGCTTTGTTAGCATTTACAGCTTCTTCATTGAAACCGAAAATTTCTGAAAATCAACGTATAGAAAAGCAACAAAATATTCTATATGCCATGGGTGTTAATAATAATGATGAAAGTAGTGCGTCATTTGTATCCACAGAGGAAGCGGCTGATTTGTTTTCAAAATATATAACAAAACAAGTTGTTATAAAAAACGGTAATGCTACTGAGGATGAAAAGGCTTATTTAATAGATCTTAAAAAAGATAAAGCAGCTGCAGCTGGAGATGCTTCTAAAAGAAACTTGCCAGTTTTTGTAGGAGAGAAGGATGGTAAAACATTTTATGTTATTCCTATTTATGGCAAAGGTTTATGGGATGCTATTTGGGCTTATGTTTCTTTAGATGAAAACATGGTTATTCAAGGTGCTTATTTCGATCATAAAGGGGAAACACCAGGTTTAGGAGCCAATATTAAAGAACGTTTCTTTATGGACGATTTTATAGGTGAACATTTATTGGATGAAAATGGAAACTTTAAAGGTGTTACAGTTTCTAAAAGTAATGGAGACCCGAAAAACATCGATAAAACAGATAATGAGGTGGATGCTATTGCTGGAGCTACTATTACAGGTGATGGTGTTACAGCCATGATTAAAAGTGATTTGAAGCTTTACAAACCTTATTTTGATAATTTAAAAAATAATTAA
- a CDS encoding tetratricopeptide repeat protein produces MKDNSNISPELFEAIERYINGTMEPDELKDFNDYLKIDSEFKTQVEDIKMILLGNKTQSLEPLNTFHEKKADTETLTFNPKKLRYLFFSKTAITTAIIIAISSIWFFSRSPNKKIYATYFKPFPALSMPIDSKNNYEFYDAMAHYKYENYDLAINKWEDLRNKKPNNDTLNYFLGVAYLANKNIDRAIPFLEKTIEIPNVNFSFLQNAYYYLGLAYIKNGNLNLAKKYLILSNTDASKEVMKKLD; encoded by the coding sequence TTGAAAGATAACAGCAACATATCACCAGAATTATTTGAAGCTATAGAGCGTTATATTAATGGCACTATGGAGCCTGATGAATTAAAAGATTTTAATGACTATCTTAAAATTGATTCTGAATTTAAAACACAGGTAGAAGATATTAAAATGATACTTCTTGGTAATAAAACGCAATCGTTAGAACCATTAAATACCTTTCATGAAAAAAAAGCTGATACGGAAACACTCACATTTAACCCTAAAAAATTGCGCTATTTGTTTTTTAGTAAAACAGCCATTACTACTGCCATAATTATCGCCATTAGTAGTATTTGGTTTTTTAGTAGATCACCAAATAAAAAAATCTATGCTACATATTTTAAACCATTTCCTGCATTGTCAATGCCTATAGACAGCAAAAACAATTATGAGTTTTATGATGCCATGGCACATTACAAATATGAAAATTATGATTTAGCCATTAATAAATGGGAAGATTTAAGAAATAAAAAGCCAAATAATGACACACTAAATTATTTTTTAGGTGTGGCATATTTAGCAAATAAAAATATAGATAGAGCCATCCCCTTTTTAGAAAAAACAATAGAAATACCAAATGTTAATTTTTCATTTTTACAGAATGCTTATTACTATTTAGGTTTAGCATATATAAAAAATGGCAATCTTAACCTTGCCAAAAAATATCTTATTTTAAGTAATACAGATGCCAGTAAAGAAGTTATGAAAAAATTAGATTAA
- the nqrE gene encoding NADH:ubiquinone reductase (Na(+)-transporting) subunit E: MEHLELFLKSIFIDNMVFATFLGMCSYLAVSKKVNTAVGLGAAVIFVLAITVPLNWLLDQYLLQPGALAWLGAEYADYDLSFLSFIMFIATIATMVQLVEIVVEKFSPSLYNSLGIFLPLIAVNCAILGGSLFMQSREIPSLGLATVYGVGSGIGWFLAILAIAAIREKIRYSNVPPALRGLGITFIITGLMAIGFMSFGGMLTGGDEETPKEEKTVKVDSKVKKEDKVLANNIKNNE; this comes from the coding sequence ATGGAACATTTAGAATTATTTTTAAAATCGATATTTATAGATAACATGGTATTTGCTACATTCTTAGGAATGTGTTCTTACCTTGCTGTCTCTAAAAAAGTAAATACAGCTGTTGGTTTAGGTGCAGCAGTTATTTTTGTATTGGCCATTACAGTTCCTTTAAACTGGTTATTGGATCAATATTTATTACAACCAGGTGCTTTAGCATGGTTAGGTGCAGAATATGCCGATTACGATTTAAGTTTCCTTTCATTCATCATGTTTATTGCTACCATTGCAACTATGGTACAATTAGTAGAGATTGTAGTAGAGAAATTTTCACCATCATTATATAACTCTCTTGGTATCTTTTTACCACTTATTGCTGTAAACTGTGCTATTTTAGGAGGGTCTTTATTTATGCAATCTCGTGAAATTCCAAGTTTGGGGTTAGCTACTGTTTATGGTGTCGGTTCTGGTATTGGATGGTTTTTAGCCATTTTAGCCATTGCAGCTATTCGTGAAAAAATTAGATATTCTAATGTGCCACCTGCATTAAGAGGTTTGGGTATTACGTTCATCATTACAGGTTTAATGGCGATTGGTTTTATGAGCTTCGGAGGTATGTTAACTGGAGGTGATGAAGAAACACCTAAAGAAGAAAAAACTGTAAAAGTGGATTCTAAAGTTAAAAAGGAAGATAAAGTGTTAGCTAACAATATAAAAAATAATGAGTAA
- a CDS encoding NADH:ubiquinone reductase (Na(+)-transporting) subunit B: MNLKTRLHILKRKYRGSKMAPAFNALHTFLYLPDDTTHNGTHIKAADDLKRTMNTVIMAMVPCLIFGMFNAGYQHNLAVGEIQAVAGSFFSAEFWSLDNFLIGFWKILPLVIVSYGVGLGIEFLFAIIKKHEVEEGYLVTGMLVPLIVPIDIPLWMLAVAVVFGVVIGKEVFGGTGMNILNPALTIRAFLFFAYPTWMSGDKVWVEGAVERTKEIAAGANLDAISGETILGSLAQGKDIAFSTWDMFLGFIPGSVGETSTILIILGGLFLIFTKIGSWRIMLSSALGAIVMGLIFNQIVDAGVITESSKFYGLMSTPFWEHLIIGGFAFGTVFMATDPVTASQTNKGKWYYGFFVGFISILIRVFNPAYPEGVMLAILLMNVFAPTIDHYVVQGNVKKRMKRLKVKTA; this comes from the coding sequence ATGAATTTAAAAACACGATTACATATTTTAAAAAGAAAGTATAGAGGGTCTAAAATGGCTCCAGCGTTTAATGCGCTTCATACTTTTTTATATTTACCAGATGATACCACGCATAATGGAACTCATATAAAAGCAGCCGATGATTTAAAACGTACCATGAATACCGTTATTATGGCGATGGTACCATGTTTAATATTTGGAATGTTTAACGCAGGTTACCAACATAATTTAGCGGTTGGAGAAATTCAAGCAGTAGCTGGAAGTTTCTTTAGTGCTGAATTTTGGAGTTTAGACAATTTCTTAATCGGTTTCTGGAAAATACTACCACTAGTTATTGTTTCTTACGGTGTAGGTTTAGGAATTGAATTTTTATTCGCTATCATTAAAAAACATGAAGTAGAAGAAGGGTATCTTGTAACGGGTATGTTAGTGCCACTTATAGTTCCTATTGATATCCCTCTTTGGATGTTGGCCGTTGCTGTAGTGTTTGGTGTAGTTATAGGAAAAGAGGTTTTTGGAGGCACAGGAATGAATATTTTAAACCCAGCACTTACTATTAGAGCCTTTTTGTTTTTCGCATATCCAACATGGATGTCTGGAGATAAAGTTTGGGTGGAAGGTGCTGTAGAAAGAACAAAAGAAATTGCTGCTGGTGCAAACCTCGATGCTATTTCTGGTGAAACTATTTTAGGTAGTTTGGCTCAAGGGAAAGATATTGCTTTTTCAACTTGGGATATGTTTTTAGGATTTATACCCGGTTCGGTAGGAGAAACATCTACGATTTTAATTATATTAGGAGGTTTATTCTTGATATTTACTAAAATTGGTAGTTGGAGAATCATGCTGTCATCAGCTCTTGGAGCCATTGTAATGGGACTTATCTTTAATCAAATTGTCGATGCAGGAGTTATTACAGAATCAAGCAAGTTTTACGGCTTAATGAGTACGCCATTTTGGGAACATTTAATTATTGGAGGATTTGCTTTTGGTACCGTATTTATGGCGACCGATCCAGTAACAGCGTCCCAAACCAATAAAGGGAAATGGTACTACGGATTTTTTGTTGGATTTATTTCTATTTTAATTCGTGTATTCAATCCTGCTTACCCAGAAGGAGTTATGTTAGCTATCTTATTAATGAATGTTTTTGCACCCACAATCGATCATTATGTGGTTCAAGGCAATGTGAAGAAAAGAATGAAACGTCTAAAAGTAAAAACGGCTTAA
- a CDS encoding Na(+)-translocating NADH-quinone reductase subunit F — MSKALTEQELHNLAMNHVGKDLEQRGFEFIAINSKLKKHPQFVCIDKNKQYYFVIVRAVILPDNPNNYDMVWMEAFKKHAREKEAKVLYAGVGIGNIASEKEPIYLNQDYLLEYNGIQVLETNLN, encoded by the coding sequence ATGAGTAAAGCACTTACAGAGCAAGAATTACATAATTTAGCAATGAATCATGTTGGAAAAGATTTAGAACAGCGTGGTTTTGAGTTTATAGCTATCAATAGCAAATTAAAAAAGCATCCACAATTTGTGTGTATAGATAAAAACAAGCAATATTATTTTGTAATTGTGAGAGCAGTTATTTTACCAGATAACCCAAATAATTACGACATGGTTTGGATGGAAGCCTTTAAAAAGCATGCTAGGGAAAAAGAGGCTAAAGTACTTTATGCTGGTGTTGGTATTGGCAATATAGCTAGTGAAAAGGAACCTATTTATTTAAATCAAGATTATCTGCTAGAATATAACGGCATACAGGTTTTAGAAACTAATTTGAACTAG
- a CDS encoding FAD:protein FMN transferase has protein sequence MKIRYNLLLFVLVFSCTQEPINTKLSGSVFGTSYSIIYNSEINYQIQIDSLFSVINKSMSTYQTDSDISKLNRNEDSVVDVHFLKVFEASKEIYKQTNGVFDPTIGAVVNAWDFGPEGKIVNLDSLKIDSLMVSVGLDKVKRHDNKIIKPVGTFIDFNAIAKGYGVDVIGEFLESKHIKNYLVEIGGEIRARGENVEKKSLWKIGIEMPHFDNEQSILEAIEIHDEAMATSGTYRKFKVDSDGNRYAHIIDTKTGYPSKTNLLSISVIAEKCMIADAYATAFKAMGIEKVKTFLQTHPELKVFLIFENDKKELETMSLNGFLEV, from the coding sequence ATGAAAATAAGATACAACCTACTTTTATTCGTCCTTGTGTTTTCTTGCACTCAAGAGCCCATTAATACAAAGCTTTCAGGATCCGTTTTTGGGACTAGTTATTCTATAATTTATAATTCTGAAATTAATTATCAAATTCAGATTGATAGTCTGTTTTCTGTAATAAATAAATCGATGTCTACTTATCAAACAGATTCCGATATTTCTAAACTAAATAGAAATGAAGATAGTGTGGTAGATGTTCATTTTTTAAAAGTTTTTGAAGCTTCAAAAGAAATCTATAAACAAACTAACGGTGTTTTTGATCCCACAATTGGCGCTGTTGTAAATGCATGGGATTTTGGTCCTGAAGGTAAAATTGTAAATTTAGATAGTTTGAAAATTGATAGTTTGATGGTATCGGTTGGTTTAGATAAAGTAAAAAGGCATGATAATAAAATTATAAAACCAGTAGGAACTTTTATAGATTTTAATGCCATCGCAAAAGGCTATGGAGTAGATGTTATTGGTGAGTTTTTAGAAAGCAAGCATATTAAAAATTATTTGGTTGAAATAGGTGGTGAAATACGCGCAAGGGGAGAAAATGTTGAGAAAAAATCACTTTGGAAAATAGGAATTGAAATGCCACATTTTGATAACGAACAATCAATTTTAGAAGCTATCGAAATACATGATGAAGCCATGGCAACTTCTGGAACTTATAGAAAATTTAAAGTGGATAGTGATGGTAACCGTTACGCGCATATAATTGATACAAAAACAGGGTACCCAAGTAAAACCAATCTTTTAAGTATTTCAGTAATTGCCGAAAAATGTATGATAGCTGACGCTTATGCAACCGCTTTTAAAGCTATGGGAATAGAAAAAGTGAAAACCTTTCTACAAACACACCCTGAACTTAAAGTGTTTCTTATTTTTGAAAATGATAAAAAGGAATTGGAAACCATGTCTTTAAATGGGTTTCTAGAAGTTTAA
- a CDS encoding diheme cytochrome c-553, with translation MKTNSLFIIATLCVVVYSCNSNKKDKATFEYEPSSPVTLDPIKRGENLVNAIGCHDCHTPKKFTEQGITLDIDRLLSGHPANEKLPEYDQKTAQSYVLLNMGLTSATGPWGTSFAANLTPAASGIGSWSESQFLKSIKEGKYKGLDTGRTLLPPMPWQSYSNLPDDDLKSIFAYLKSINPVENIVPASLPPMAMN, from the coding sequence ATGAAAACAAATTCTTTATTTATTATCGCAACACTTTGTGTTGTAGTGTATTCCTGTAATTCAAATAAAAAGGATAAAGCCACATTTGAATACGAACCTAGTTCACCAGTAACCTTAGACCCTATTAAAAGAGGAGAAAACTTAGTAAATGCAATTGGTTGTCATGACTGCCATACACCAAAAAAGTTTACAGAACAAGGGATAACTCTAGACATAGACCGATTACTTTCTGGACATCCGGCCAATGAAAAATTACCTGAATACGACCAAAAAACAGCCCAATCATATGTTCTATTAAATATGGGACTTACATCGGCTACGGGTCCATGGGGCACATCCTTTGCTGCTAATTTAACGCCCGCTGCATCTGGAATTGGATCTTGGAGTGAATCTCAGTTTTTAAAATCTATAAAAGAAGGGAAATATAAAGGTTTGGATACGGGCAGAACATTATTACCTCCAATGCCTTGGCAATCATATAGCAATTTACCAGACGATGATTTAAAGTCGATTTTTGCTTATCTTAAAAGTATAAATCCTGTAGAAAATATTGTGCCCGCTTCACTTCCTCCAATGGCCATGAATTAA
- a CDS encoding Na(+)-translocating NADH-quinone reductase subunit F, whose protein sequence is MKRFDLAIKKLYKAFLTNELHPECCKQCAVGNILDNTDSWKLLSDHHGSLELNYIGNVHQSFGRKFNGYTPSELLHIESTFLKACGYQIPLHHKHKKPKNPTDKDLLFNGLSAVICLLCEFDGIDNHMDYKQLSNYKSKKPTTHLV, encoded by the coding sequence ATGAAAAGATTCGATTTAGCTATAAAAAAACTTTACAAAGCATTTCTTACTAACGAATTGCATCCAGAATGTTGCAAACAATGTGCCGTTGGGAATATTTTAGATAATACAGATAGTTGGAAACTCCTTTCAGACCATCATGGTTCATTAGAATTAAATTATATTGGAAATGTACACCAATCATTTGGTCGTAAATTTAATGGCTATACTCCTTCAGAATTATTACACATTGAATCGACCTTTTTAAAAGCTTGTGGTTACCAAATTCCACTTCATCATAAACATAAAAAGCCTAAGAATCCTACAGATAAAGATTTATTATTTAACGGACTTTCTGCTGTTATCTGCCTACTTTGTGAATTTGACGGTATAGATAATCACATGGATTATAAACAACTATCTAATTACAAGAGTAAAAAACCTACAACACATTTAGTATAA
- a CDS encoding NADH:ubiquinone reductase (Na(+)-transporting) subunit D, whose amino-acid sequence MGLLSKKDTKLITDPLADNNPITIQVLGICSALAITAQLKASIVMAVSVMAVLAIGNVVISLMRNIIPSKIRIIVQLVVVAALVIIVDQVLKAYSYELSKTLSVFVGLIITNCIIMGRFEAFALANGPWRSFLDGIGNAAGYGLILIIVGFFRELLGSGTLLGFKVLGDPIEKTGLYAIGYENNGFMLLSPMALIVVGIIIWVQRSRNNALIEDH is encoded by the coding sequence ATGGGACTTTTATCAAAAAAAGACACAAAGTTAATCACAGACCCGTTAGCAGATAACAACCCTATTACTATTCAAGTATTAGGTATTTGTTCAGCCTTAGCTATTACAGCGCAATTAAAAGCGTCTATTGTTATGGCTGTATCGGTAATGGCGGTGTTAGCAATCGGAAACGTTGTTATTTCTTTAATGAGAAATATCATTCCTTCAAAAATCAGGATTATTGTTCAATTAGTGGTAGTTGCTGCTTTAGTAATTATTGTAGACCAAGTGCTTAAAGCTTACTCTTATGAGTTGAGTAAAACATTATCCGTATTCGTTGGGTTAATTATTACCAACTGTATTATTATGGGACGTTTTGAGGCATTTGCCTTGGCAAATGGCCCATGGCGTTCATTTTTAGATGGCATTGGTAATGCTGCGGGTTATGGTTTAATTCTTATAATTGTTGGTTTCTTTAGAGAATTATTAGGGTCTGGTACTTTACTAGGTTTTAAAGTTTTAGGAGATCCTATCGAGAAAACGGGTTTATATGCTATTGGATATGAAAATAATGGTTTTATGTTATTGTCGCCTATGGCATTAATAGTTGTTGGAATTATCATCTGGGTTCAACGTAGTAGAAATAACGCATTAATAGAAGATCATTAA